A single region of the Fodinicurvata sp. EGI_FJ10296 genome encodes:
- a CDS encoding GMC family oxidoreductase produces the protein MATRLPKTDIVIVGAGWTGLTAAYELANAGQRCVVLERGAMRHDAPDFQAPQMHDELRYGQRHELMIEPSNLTLTFRNNQDETALPMRRLGSFLPGTGVGGAGVHWNGQLWRPLPSDLTMRTHYEEKYGGDAIPDDLQVQDWGVTYDELEPHLDFFEKVAGCAGRAGNLNDEIREAGNPFEGPRSEEYPTPPMKQHYAGAMFADAAREVGTHPFIMPSANVTVHYENPYGAQLHPCTYCGFCERFGCGYFAKADPIICVLDRIWGHENFELRTHANVTRVNLADDGQTATGVTYVASDGRTYEQPADMVLLCAYGLWNVHLMLLSGIGEPYDPSTGEGVVGRNYAYQTMSSISVFYDGRYNFNPFMGAGALATVVDDYNGDNFDHSELDFVGGGYIACLQTNGRPIGYHPTPEGTPGWGLAWKRAVRRNYLSTANLVIHGSSMATRGNYLDLDPTYTDPYGRPLLRMTFDFPDNDRRMSRHVTDRAEEIARAMGGSSYSVSRSADDNYSIVPYQTTHNTGGAVMGSDPSTSAVNRYCQAWGQHNVFVFGACLFPQNLGYNPTGPLMGLAYWTLDRIKRDYLNDPRPLMGR, from the coding sequence ATGGCGACAAGATTGCCGAAGACGGACATCGTTATCGTCGGCGCGGGCTGGACAGGGCTGACGGCGGCCTACGAACTGGCCAATGCGGGCCAGCGATGCGTTGTTCTGGAGCGTGGCGCCATGCGGCACGACGCGCCCGATTTTCAGGCGCCGCAGATGCACGACGAACTGCGCTATGGCCAGCGACACGAATTGATGATCGAGCCCAGCAATCTGACGCTGACTTTCCGGAACAATCAGGACGAGACCGCGCTGCCGATGCGCCGGCTTGGATCCTTCCTGCCCGGCACCGGTGTCGGGGGTGCGGGCGTTCACTGGAACGGCCAGCTTTGGCGGCCGCTGCCCAGCGACCTGACTATGCGCACTCATTACGAAGAAAAATACGGGGGCGACGCGATTCCGGACGATCTTCAGGTCCAGGACTGGGGCGTTACCTATGACGAACTGGAGCCGCATCTTGATTTTTTCGAGAAGGTAGCCGGTTGTGCCGGGCGAGCGGGTAATCTGAACGACGAAATCCGGGAGGCCGGCAATCCCTTCGAAGGACCGCGATCCGAAGAGTATCCGACGCCGCCAATGAAACAACACTATGCCGGTGCGATGTTCGCCGACGCCGCGCGCGAAGTGGGCACCCACCCGTTCATCATGCCGTCGGCCAACGTGACCGTGCATTACGAGAATCCGTACGGCGCTCAACTCCATCCGTGCACGTATTGCGGCTTCTGCGAACGATTCGGCTGCGGCTATTTCGCCAAGGCCGATCCGATCATCTGCGTCCTCGACCGGATCTGGGGGCATGAGAATTTCGAACTGCGCACCCATGCCAACGTCACGCGGGTGAACCTCGCCGATGACGGCCAGACGGCGACCGGGGTCACCTATGTCGCGTCCGACGGCCGCACCTACGAGCAGCCGGCCGATATGGTCCTTCTTTGCGCCTATGGGCTTTGGAACGTTCATCTGATGCTGTTGTCGGGTATCGGCGAACCCTATGACCCGTCGACGGGCGAGGGCGTTGTCGGCCGCAACTATGCCTATCAGACGATGTCGTCGATCAGTGTGTTCTACGACGGCCGCTACAATTTCAATCCGTTCATGGGCGCTGGTGCGCTCGCTACCGTCGTCGATGATTACAACGGCGACAATTTCGACCATTCGGAACTCGACTTTGTCGGCGGCGGCTATATCGCGTGTCTTCAGACCAACGGGCGGCCGATCGGATATCATCCGACGCCGGAAGGGACCCCCGGATGGGGATTGGCCTGGAAGCGGGCGGTGCGGCGCAACTATCTGTCGACGGCGAACCTGGTCATCCACGGGTCGTCGATGGCGACGCGCGGCAATTACCTGGACCTCGACCCGACCTATACAGATCCCTATGGCCGCCCGCTGTTGCGGATGACCTTCGATTTCCCCGATAACGACCGGCGGATGTCGCGCCATGTGACCGACCGGGCCGAGGAAATCGCCCGCGCCATGGGCGGGTCGTCCTATTCGGTATCGCGGTCTGCCGACGACAACTATTCGATCGTGCCCTATCAGACGACGCACAACACCGGCGGGGCCGTCATGGGGTCGGACCCGTCCACCAGTGCCGTCAACCGATATTGTCAGGCATGGGGGCAGCATAACGTCTTCGTCTTCGGCGCCTGCCTGTTCCCGCAAAACCTCGGCTACAACCCGACAGGGCCGCTGATGGGGCTTGCCTATTGGACCCTCGACCGCATCAAGCGCGACTACCTGAACGATCCCCGACCGCTGATGGGCCGCTGA
- a CDS encoding gluconate 2-dehydrogenase subunit 3 family protein: protein MRMRRRSFMTLMASSSIVAFCPSLATGQRMTEGGGRYFFLSDAEARFLTAACDRLIPEDEFPSASQAGVVDYIDLQMATGFGRGERFYMRGPHPEGTAMQGYQLPHPPAEVFRMAIAGLDEAIGEGGFAGLQPGDMDLVLTELEEGVRAAGEIPGGAFFDLLAAATIEGYFSDPVYNGNRDHAGWRMVGFPGAHAYYLDEVDRYDLAYHRPPSGIAWQPGLGIPPRISPGGMAPAGAASAATGEAG, encoded by the coding sequence ATGCGGATGCGACGCCGGTCGTTCATGACACTCATGGCTTCTTCCAGCATCGTCGCCTTCTGCCCGTCTCTCGCGACGGGGCAGCGAATGACCGAAGGAGGCGGCCGCTATTTCTTTCTGTCGGACGCCGAAGCCCGCTTTCTGACGGCCGCCTGCGATCGGCTGATCCCCGAAGACGAATTTCCCAGTGCGTCGCAGGCCGGCGTCGTCGACTACATCGATCTGCAAATGGCGACAGGGTTCGGGCGTGGTGAGCGGTTCTATATGCGGGGGCCGCATCCGGAAGGTACGGCCATGCAGGGGTATCAATTGCCACATCCGCCAGCGGAAGTATTCCGAATGGCGATCGCGGGCCTGGACGAGGCAATCGGTGAAGGCGGCTTTGCCGGACTGCAGCCCGGCGATATGGACCTGGTGCTGACAGAACTGGAGGAAGGGGTACGCGCCGCGGGGGAGATTCCAGGCGGCGCCTTTTTCGACCTGCTGGCTGCCGCAACCATCGAAGGGTATTTCTCCGACCCCGTTTATAATGGCAACCGCGACCACGCCGGCTGGCGGATGGTCGGTTTTCCCGGTGCTCACGCCTATTATCTCGACGAAGTCGACCGCTACGATCTGGCATACCATCGGCCGCCCTCGGGGATCGCCTGGCAACCGGGTCTGGGCATTCCGCCCCGGATATCGCCTGGCGGCATGGCGCCCGCTGGGGCCGCTTCGGCGGCAACAGGGGAGGCAGGGTGA
- a CDS encoding superoxide dismutase family protein, with the protein MKLTLATSIAAIAMAGSAAMAEDQSGDQVENESQSGAQRHAGAGATFVNTDGEESGTATLTGTESGVLIEVEVNGLPSGQWVALHVHENGACNPEDSFDSAGGHFNPTGQDHGYLAANGPHVGDMPNQYVGSDGTMRAEVFNSMARLDAGESDVNGRALVIHGGRDDYESQPSGDAGDRLACAMIE; encoded by the coding sequence ATGAAATTGACTTTAGCCACCTCTATTGCAGCCATCGCCATGGCGGGATCGGCGGCGATGGCCGAAGACCAATCCGGAGACCAGGTGGAAAACGAAAGCCAGTCCGGTGCGCAGCGGCACGCCGGGGCAGGCGCCACCTTCGTGAACACTGACGGCGAAGAAAGTGGAACAGCGACGCTCACCGGCACCGAAAGCGGCGTGCTGATCGAGGTCGAAGTCAACGGCCTGCCGAGCGGGCAGTGGGTGGCACTCCACGTCCACGAGAACGGAGCATGCAATCCGGAAGACAGCTTTGACTCCGCCGGCGGTCATTTCAATCCGACCGGTCAGGACCACGGCTATCTTGCCGCCAACGGCCCCCATGTCGGCGACATGCCAAATCAGTATGTCGGTTCCGACGGCACAATGCGGGCGGAAGTGTTCAACAGCATGGCGCGGCTGGACGCCGGAGAGTCCGACGTCAACGGCCGCGCATTGGTAATCCATGGCGGCCGCGACGACTATGAGAGCCAACCGTCCGGCGATGCCGGGGATCGGCTGGCCTGCGCCATGATTGAATAA
- a CDS encoding SPW repeat protein, with amino-acid sequence MRFIPTKIHGAIDYIVGVLLILAPWLLGFAYGGIGHWLPVILGIAVIVYSLMTDYEYGVAAVIPMPTHLGLDIAGGALLAVSPWLFGFADIVYWPHLVVGLLEIGIGIMTKTHRSSTSEASLGRF; translated from the coding sequence ATGCGATTCATTCCGACGAAAATCCACGGCGCAATCGACTACATCGTGGGCGTTCTGTTGATCCTTGCGCCGTGGTTGCTGGGATTCGCCTATGGAGGAATTGGGCACTGGTTGCCAGTGATCCTGGGTATCGCTGTCATCGTCTACAGCCTGATGACGGATTATGAGTATGGTGTTGCGGCCGTAATTCCGATGCCGACCCATCTGGGACTGGATATCGCTGGCGGTGCACTGCTTGCGGTATCGCCGTGGCTGTTCGGATTCGCCGACATCGTTTATTGGCCGCATCTTGTTGTCGGGTTGCTGGAAATTGGCATCGGCATTATGACCAAAACCCATCGGTCCAGCACGTCAGAGGCCTCACTCGGCCGCTTCTGA